In Eleutherodactylus coqui strain aEleCoq1 chromosome 4, aEleCoq1.hap1, whole genome shotgun sequence, the following are encoded in one genomic region:
- the NR0B1 gene encoding nuclear receptor subfamily 0 group B member 1 — MACLGKCHCSVDNRRHNSILYNILKNEEHNESHKGRKEEHTGGYGQGCSCGSQKKVSLKSPQVTCKAASAVLVKTLRFVKSLPCFQELPMADQLLLVRSCWAPLLVLGLAQDKVDFETVETSEPSMLQRILTNRQGAEKKQQQEHQETLLLGNNLQQQHKVTQLPAASEIRWIKEFLEKCWSLGISNKEYAYLKGIVLFNPDLPALHCAQYIQGLQQEAHQALNEHVKMVQRWDHSRFAKLIIVLSLLRSVNANAIAELFFRPIIGSVNMADMLLEMLGAKI, encoded by the exons ATGGCTTGTTTAGGTAAGTGTCACTGTTCTGTAGACAACAGGAGGCACAACAGTATCTTGTACAACATCTTGAAGAATGAGGAGCACAATGAATCTCATAAAGGCAGGAAAGAAGAGCACACAGGAGGGTATGGACAAGGCTGTTCCTGTGGATCTCAGAAGAAAGTCAGTCTTAAGAGCCCCCAGGTCACCTGCAAGGCTGCCTCAGCTGTGCTAGTGAAAACCTTAAGGTTTGTCAAGAGCCTGCCCTGCTTCCAGGAGCTACCCATGGCTGACCAGCTACTGTTGGTCAGGAGCTGCTGGGCTCCTCTGCTGGTGCTGGGACTTGCACAGGACAAGGTAGATTTTGAGACTGTTGAAACATCAGAGCCCAGTATGTTGCAAAGGATTTTAACGAACAGACAAGGAGCAGAGAAGAAGCAGCAACAAGAACATCAAGAGACTCTACTACTTGGAAATAATCTGCAGCAGCAGCATAAAGTCACACAACTGCCAGCAGCCTCAGAGATCAGGTGGATCAAAGAATTCCTAGAGAAATGCTGGAGCCTGGGGATTAGCAACAAAGAATATGCCTATCTAAAAGGGATTGTACTATTTAATCCAG ATTTGCCTGCATTGCACTGTGCTCAGTATATCCAAGGATTACAACAGGAAGCCCACcaagccttaaacgagcatgtgAAGATGGTCCAGAGATGGGATCACTCTAGATTTGCCAAACTAATTATTGTTTTGTCCTTGCTGAGATCCGTCAATGCCAACGCTATTGCAGAACTATTCTTTAGACCCATTATTGGCTCTGTGAATATGGCCGACATGTTATTAGAGATGCTGGGTGCAAAAATATAA